CGCGCTCACCAACGCCCACGCCGCCGCCCGCCGCGCCCGCGCGCTCGCCAGCGAGGAAATCGCCATCGTCTGCGCCGGGACTGACGCCCGGGTGGGTCTGGAGGACGTGTACGCCGCCGGGGTGCTGGCCGAGTACCTGCTGGCGATGGGCGAATTCGGCATCGACGACGGGACCCGCATCGCGCTGACCGTGCGCCGCAATGCCGGGAACCCCATCGAGGCCCTGAGCAGCAGCGGCCACGGCCAGCACCTCGTCAGCCTGGGCCTGGGCGACGACGTGCGCTACGCCGCGCAGGTGAGCACCAGCACGGTCGTGCCCATCCTCGACGCGGTGCAGGAGACGCCGGAGGCGCTGCGGTTCGTGGTGGGGTGAGACGGGGCTTGTGGCGCGTGGCCTGTCGCTTGTAGAGGTGGAGGCGAGGCGGTCTATTCGCCCTTCTGAATCACGCAGAACCGGTTGCCGTCCGGGTCGGCCAGCACGACATAATCCGCGTCCGGCCCGTAGCGCCAGTCCACCCGCTGAGCGCCCAGCCCCAGCAGCCGCTCCACCTCTGCCGCCTGATCCCCGGCGTACAGGTCGAGGTGATGCCGCTTCGCCTGCGGCGACGTAACGAGCTTCAGGGCCAGTTGCACGCCGTGGCCCTCCCGTGGAACCAGCACCGCCCAGTCGTCATCCGGTTCGTCGCGCAGTCGGTAGTTCAGGGCCTGCGTCCAGAAGGCGATGGCGCGGGGAAGGTCCCGCACGCCCCAGACGAGAGAGCCGATTCGCAGCATGGGTCAGTATGCCCCTTCCCTCCACCCCCGACCCGTTACCCTGTCCCCCATGACCGTCTCTGACCTGAAGCTCCCTGCCGTGACCCCCACGGACTCGATTGACTGGAAGGCCATTCCCAGCCCGGCCTTTGTCCTCGACGAGTCGAGACTCCGCCGTAACCTCGCCCTGATTTCCCACGTGCAGCGCGAGAGCGGCGCGCAGATCATCGTGGCCTTCAAGGGCTTCGCGATGTGGAAGACCTTTCCTCTCCTGCGCGAGTACGGCATCACCGGGGCGACCGCCAGCAGCCTGAACGAGGCCCTTCTGGCGAAGGAGGAGATGCGGGGCGAGGTTCACGTCTACGCGCCCGCCTACAGCGAGGCGGAGTTTCCCCTGATCCTCGACCTGGCCGACCACCTCGTCTTCAACTCCTTTTCGCAGTGGGAACGCTTCAGGCCGCAGGTGGAGGCCGCCCGCGCCGCCGGAAAGGAACTGCATGTCGGCCTGCGCGTGAACCCCGAATACGCCGAGGTCGAGACGGACCTCTACAACCCCGCCGGGCCGTTCTCGCGCCTGGGCGTGACGCGCCGCGAGTTCCGCCCGGAACTGCTCGACGGCATCGACGGCCTGCACTTCCACACCCTCTGCGAAAAGGACAGCGACACGCTGGAACGCACGCTGGAAGTGGTGGAGCGTAACTTTGGGGAATTCCTGCCTCACATGAAGTGGGTCAACTTCGGCGGCGGCCACCTGATGACCCGCCAGGGCTACGACCTGGAGCGCCTGATCCGGGTGGTGCGGGCCTTCCGCGAGAAGTGGGGCGTCCACGTGATCCTCGAACCCGGCAGCGCCTTCGGCTGGCAGACCGGCTGGCTGGTGAGCAGCGTGCTGGACGTGGTCCACAACGTCAAGGACATCGCCGTTCTGGATATCTCCGTCAGCGCCCACATGCCCGACGTGCTGGAGATGCCCTACCGCCCGCGCATCCTGGGTGCCCGTGACCCAGGCGAGGGGCAGGAAACGCACCGCGAGGCCCACGACTACTACCCCTACATCATCGGCGGGACCACCTGCCTCGCGGGAGACGTGGTGGGCGAGTACGTCTTCGACCACCCGCTGAACATTGGGGACCGGGTGGTCTTCGACGACATGATCCATTACACGATGGTCAAAACGACCTTCTTCAACGGCGTGAAGCACCCTGATATCGGCATCCTGCATATGGACGGCACGTATGAGCGGGTGAAGACCTTCGGGTACGGGGAGTTCAAGGCGAAGCTGAGTTGAGGCTCTGAGCCGTGAGCGATGGGCTATGAAAAAGATGGCTGCCGCCACAAGCCGAAGCTTCCGGGTGCTGGTTCATAGCTGAGGACTTACGCGAAAGACGAGTGCATGTGGGAGAGGGTTTTAGCCCCTCCCCCCTTGCGGGGGACTGGTACAGCTCGCACCGCGAGAGGCTGGGACTCGCAGAGCTGCTTGCAGAGGGGAGTGGGCGGCGCAGCCGTTCCAATGCGGGAAAACGCGATTTCCCTCTGCCGCCGAGAACCATGTTTCGCGTAAGTCCTCAGCGCTCAGCTCCACCCAGACGAGCGCCCCAACCACTCCCGGCTGGGGCGCTCGTCTGCTGGTTTCCCTTTTGGAGAGGAGAGGCGAAAGGCTGTGCGTGGAGGACGGGACTCACCGCCGGTCCGCGCGCCGATTCAAACCCGGCCCGTGTGGGACGCGGGAGGGATCAGGCCGGAGGTGGGGCGAAAGGCGCAGCCAGGCACCCCCGGCGCGGAGGGTCAGATCACTTGCGGTACACCTTGACCACGCCGTTCACGGTGCGGAGGGTGCCGCCCTCGAAATCGGCGGCCCAGGCGCCGTTCAGCAGGTACTGGTCACGGGTGGGGAAGCCCAGGAACGAGCCGCTGCCGCCCAGGCCCTGATAGGTCTTGAGGATGGAGCCGGTCAGCCAGAAGGTGCCGTACTTCTCGGTGCCGTACAGCGCGCCGTTCTGGAAGAAGCCGTAGAGGCCGCTGGTGCCGAAGCTGTTGCGGGGGATGACCTTCTCGTCCCCGGCGGCCCACCCCAGGCGGGAGGGCGGACGGGTGGCGCCGTTCTCAGCCCGCGCCAGGGCGAGGTAGCGTTCCAGCAGGCGGCCGTGGACGGCGTAGGCGCGGCTGCTCCCGTTCGCGTGCAGCAACACGGCGTCGCCGTAGGCCGCCACACCCTGGAACTTCTGCCAGAGGCCGTCACCCCAGGGGACCGCGTAGCTGCTGGCCTCGCCCAGTGACTCGCTGCCCTTCAGGCGGTCGTAGGCCTGCACCATCGCCTGGTCGAAGTCGCCGTTCTGTTTCTCGCCGGGCTGGATGGTCGTGACCGGCTGCGCGGGGGCGGGCTGTTGCGGCGCGGGCTGGACAGGCTGACTGGGTGCGGGCTGCCCGGGGGTGACGGACACCGTGCCGGTCGCGCCGCCCTGGTTGCTGCCCTGGTTGCCGTCTGGGTTGCCGACCCGGAAGATC
The window above is part of the Deinococcus metallilatus genome. Proteins encoded here:
- a CDS encoding DUF4384 domain-containing protein; protein product: MRTNLKGMLSITAMLGLSAAGVASAGPAKITAQSIIVNPVETKLGVQVWVNKDASGRGNPVYRKGENITIGLKTNQDAYVYLFNVNANGQIDLFFPNSYEESNFVQAGVTRIFPADGAKYTLTVGGPNGQDKLLALASTKQLNIDDIARFVQGEGFARVKVQGQENLARALSIVVNPLPEDGWVTDVAIFRVGNPDGNQGSNQGGATGTVSVTPGQPAPSQPVQPAPQQPAPAQPVTTIQPGEKQNGDFDQAMVQAYDRLKGSESLGEASSYAVPWGDGLWQKFQGVAAYGDAVLLHANGSSRAYAVHGRLLERYLALARAENGATRPPSRLGWAAGDEKVIPRNSFGTSGLYGFFQNGALYGTEKYGTFWLTGSILKTYQGLGGSGSFLGFPTRDQYLLNGAWAADFEGGTLRTVNGVVKVYRK
- a CDS encoding VOC family protein: MLRIGSLVWGVRDLPRAIAFWTQALNYRLRDEPDDDWAVLVPREGHGVQLALKLVTSPQAKRHHLDLYAGDQAAEVERLLGLGAQRVDWRYGPDADYVVLADPDGNRFCVIQKGE
- the nspC gene encoding carboxynorspermidine decarboxylase — encoded protein: MTVSDLKLPAVTPTDSIDWKAIPSPAFVLDESRLRRNLALISHVQRESGAQIIVAFKGFAMWKTFPLLREYGITGATASSLNEALLAKEEMRGEVHVYAPAYSEAEFPLILDLADHLVFNSFSQWERFRPQVEAARAAGKELHVGLRVNPEYAEVETDLYNPAGPFSRLGVTRREFRPELLDGIDGLHFHTLCEKDSDTLERTLEVVERNFGEFLPHMKWVNFGGGHLMTRQGYDLERLIRVVRAFREKWGVHVILEPGSAFGWQTGWLVSSVLDVVHNVKDIAVLDISVSAHMPDVLEMPYRPRILGARDPGEGQETHREAHDYYPYIIGGTTCLAGDVVGEYVFDHPLNIGDRVVFDDMIHYTMVKTTFFNGVKHPDIGILHMDGTYERVKTFGYGEFKAKLS
- a CDS encoding 2-phosphosulfolactate phosphatase, which gives rise to MRLRVDLLPHGNYPDVVLVVDVLRATTTAVTYLERGADALLLTATPEVALGLRGEAAEGKLVLGGERGGLPIPGFDFGNSPVEAAAQNFTGRVVVMNTTNGTGAAHTAAQTGKHVLLAALTNAHAAARRARALASEEIAIVCAGTDARVGLEDVYAAGVLAEYLLAMGEFGIDDGTRIALTVRRNAGNPIEALSSSGHGQHLVSLGLGDDVRYAAQVSTSTVVPILDAVQETPEALRFVVG